A DNA window from Ictalurus furcatus strain D&B chromosome 22, Billie_1.0, whole genome shotgun sequence contains the following coding sequences:
- the LOC128599059 gene encoding C-X-C motif chemokine 11-6 yields MLIHSPLHATGFWTKINRILRESTPCKIKKKMKSAAVFLAVACLLLAYVQGLPRINSRRCLCQGPVVNAVRLQRIDKIELYPASATCQKVEIIVTLKSGAGQKCLNPESEFTQTYIMKAIKKRNAE; encoded by the exons ATGCTCATTCATTCACCGCTTCACGCTACAGGCTTCTGGACGAAAATCAACAGAATCCTCAGAGAGTCAACTCCGTGCAAGAtcaagaagaaaatgaagtcTGCTGCAGTTTTTCTTGCAGTTGCATGTCTACTCCTTGCATATGTACAAG GACTACCGAGGATCAATTCCAGGAGGTGTTTGTGTCAGGGTCCTGTGGTTAACGCAGTTCGTCTACAACGGATTGACAAGATTGAATTGTATCCTGCAAGTGCAACTTGTCAGAAAGTGGAAATTAT tgTCACTCTGAAGAGCGGCGCAGGACAAAAATGTCTGAACCCAGAATCCGAATTTACTCAGACCTACATCATGAAAGCCATTAAAAAAAG GAACGCAGAGTAA